One region of Nitrospinaceae bacterium genomic DNA includes:
- the ilvE_1 gene encoding branched chain amino acid aminotransferase, whose amino-acid sequence MEKSEKIWMDGKLVPWHEANVHILTHTLHYGYGVFEGIRCYQTNKKASIIFRLQEHVDRLFDSAAILGIEIPFTKDKIFNATVQVVRENRLEECYIRPIVFLGDNKMGLNPRGVDVRVAIAAWPWGTYLGEDGLNKGIRVRVSSFTRHHVNISMTKAKATGFYINSIMAKAEAVQDGYDEGILLDPHGFVSEGSGENIFLLHKGTLSTPSLSCSNLDGITRDAVLEICKDLNINVKERNVTRDELYIADEIFLTGTAAEITPVREVDNRVIGSGKKGEITDRIQKTFFDIVRGDNTQFDHWLTEV is encoded by the coding sequence TTGGAAAAATCTGAAAAAATCTGGATGGATGGAAAACTGGTTCCCTGGCACGAAGCCAATGTGCATATTCTAACACACACATTACATTACGGCTATGGGGTCTTTGAGGGCATCCGCTGTTACCAAACAAATAAAAAAGCATCGATCATTTTCCGGCTTCAGGAACATGTAGACCGCCTGTTCGATTCCGCAGCCATTTTGGGGATCGAAATTCCTTTTACTAAGGATAAGATTTTTAATGCGACTGTCCAGGTGGTGCGCGAAAACCGGCTGGAGGAATGCTATATCCGTCCTATTGTCTTTCTGGGAGACAATAAAATGGGACTGAACCCAAGGGGGGTCGATGTGCGGGTCGCCATAGCGGCATGGCCCTGGGGCACGTACCTCGGCGAAGACGGGCTCAACAAGGGAATTCGGGTGCGCGTCTCCTCGTTCACCCGGCATCACGTCAATATCTCCATGACCAAGGCCAAGGCCACGGGCTTTTATATCAATTCAATCATGGCCAAGGCGGAAGCGGTGCAAGATGGGTACGATGAAGGAATTCTTCTCGATCCTCATGGATTCGTCTCTGAGGGCTCGGGCGAAAATATCTTCCTGCTTCATAAAGGAACGCTCAGCACCCCTTCCCTCTCCTGCTCGAATCTGGACGGGATCACCCGGGATGCAGTTTTAGAGATCTGCAAGGACTTGAATATCAATGTGAAAGAGCGGAATGTCACCCGGGATGAGTTGTATATCGCGGATGAGATTTTTCTAACGGGAACGGCGGCGGAAATCACTCCGGTTCGGGAAGTGGATAACCGGGTTATCGGGTCGGGGAAAAAAGGGGAAATCACCGATCGGATTCAAAAAACGTTTTTTGACATCGTCCGTGGCGACAATACTCAGTTTGATCATTGGCTGACAGAGGTTTGA
- a CDS encoding putative anti-sigma factor antagonist, which yields MKNQPKRNNEVDEPNSRGELKMKTSIHFTQASDRAVAVRIQGDIDMNGSTQVQSYLTDLFKNNPRGIIVDLSKVTFINSFGLAILVEGLQWSHHNHTKFRLTGLSSMVRDVFSIAKLLPVFEIYESTENALDGI from the coding sequence GTGAAAAACCAACCCAAGCGAAACAACGAAGTCGATGAACCGAATTCAAGGGGGGAACTAAAAATGAAAACTTCCATCCATTTTACCCAAGCCAGCGACAGAGCGGTAGCCGTCAGGATCCAGGGAGATATCGATATGAATGGGTCGACCCAGGTTCAGTCCTATTTAACCGATTTATTCAAAAATAATCCCAGAGGAATAATCGTGGACCTTTCCAAGGTAACCTTCATCAATAGTTTTGGTCTCGCCATACTGGTGGAGGGATTGCAATGGAGTCACCATAACCACACTAAATTCCGACTGACCGGTCTGAGTTCTATGGTCAGGGATGTGTTCAGCATAGCCAAACTATTGCCTGTTTTTGAAATTTATGAATCCACGGAAAATGCCTTGGACGGCATTTAA
- the gnfL gene encoding PAS domain-containing sensor histidine kinase translates to MAAPPEKSPGLLQNIFSSLIDGILLVSQDLTIQKGNPVIEEMFRQSKDSFEGQPLSQLFPDQPEMQNKIQQVLTTGASYRDVECRGFQKNRPAFFPVNLTLSPFLDEKGQVQGVLLLVKDMSLLKELEQFSRNLDHLTNIESLALGMAHEIRNPLGGIRASAQLLRQELENPEQQEYLDVVISEVDRINRLIERMMDFTRPRELNKNEINIHKVLNDIILLERESVGQKRIRLEEVYDPSLPLIDADEDQLKQVFFNLIRNAVEASSEKGKIQLITRVSTGYAIKPSPDATPGQSIVVEIIDSGTGINETAMKNLFTPLFTTKNKGSGLGLPISLKIVENHGGKIKITTEEGLGTTVQVFLPVRQR, encoded by the coding sequence TTGGCCGCCCCTCCTGAAAAATCTCCCGGTTTGCTTCAGAATATATTCTCCTCACTCATCGATGGCATTCTTCTAGTCTCCCAGGACTTGACGATCCAAAAAGGCAACCCGGTCATCGAAGAGATGTTCCGCCAGTCCAAGGATTCCTTTGAAGGCCAGCCTCTTTCCCAACTGTTTCCGGATCAGCCGGAGATGCAAAACAAAATTCAACAGGTTTTGACCACAGGCGCTTCCTACCGCGATGTGGAATGCCGGGGATTCCAAAAAAACCGTCCTGCATTCTTTCCGGTCAACCTGACCCTTTCCCCGTTTCTCGATGAAAAAGGGCAAGTCCAGGGGGTTCTCCTTCTGGTCAAGGACATGAGCCTGTTAAAGGAACTGGAGCAGTTTTCCCGCAATCTCGATCACCTCACCAATATAGAATCCCTGGCGTTGGGAATGGCCCACGAAATTAGAAATCCGCTGGGAGGAATCCGAGCTTCGGCGCAATTGCTCAGGCAGGAATTGGAAAACCCGGAGCAACAGGAATACCTCGACGTGGTCATCTCCGAGGTGGACCGAATCAACCGGTTGATCGAACGGATGATGGATTTCACCCGCCCCAGGGAGCTGAACAAAAATGAAATCAATATCCATAAAGTTTTAAACGATATTATTTTGCTCGAACGGGAGTCCGTCGGCCAAAAGCGCATCCGGCTTGAGGAGGTTTACGACCCCAGCCTGCCGCTCATTGACGCCGATGAAGACCAATTGAAACAGGTCTTTTTCAACCTGATTCGAAATGCCGTCGAAGCCTCATCCGAAAAAGGAAAAATCCAGTTGATCACCCGGGTCAGCACCGGTTACGCCATCAAGCCCTCTCCCGATGCCACTCCCGGTCAAAGCATCGTGGTGGAGATCATCGATTCAGGGACAGGAATCAACGAAACCGCCATGAAAAACCTCTTCACGCCCCTGTTCACCACCAAAAACAAAGGCAGTGGACTGGGACTTCCCATTTCCCTTAAGATCGTTGAAAACCATGGCGGAAAGATCAAAATCACGACCGAAGAAGGCCTCGGAACCACCGTCCAGGTATTTCTTCCTGTCCGGCAAAGGTGA
- the gnfM gene encoding acetoacetate metabolism regulatory protein AtoC — translation MIKYAIMDKPYKILIVDDEENIRWVFKKALEKRDFQVDTVPSGEQALDKIQNNDYLVVFTDIFMEGLTGLELLERVKETKQDLRVVVMTAQDTMNNTIEAMRKGATDYISKPFDFDEIYALVDKAVISESIQAPPATLPEKETADFTVDAIIGKSKKMQPVFKAIGQLAETDLPVLITGESGTGKEMVARALHYYSKRNKRPFICINCAAISRELLESELFGHEKGAFTGAGELKHGKFELANNGTLFLDEIGDMELSLQAKILRALQDHEFYRVGGKEPVRVDVRILAATNQDLEALMERKGFREDLYHRLNVTHIHMPPLRERLEDVPLLANHFLTKFSSSLARGKVYLSPETERLIAGYSWRGNIRELENVIKRAVVLALSGPILPDHLPDHLANEQKETASANDLWGEKLNQLILDYLSENQWKEKDNLHDRLVQSMEKHLFEILLDHYSGKQVPTAKALGINRNTLKRKIDALKIQVKKKNDPQAI, via the coding sequence GTGATAAAATACGCGATTATGGACAAACCCTATAAAATTTTAATTGTCGATGATGAGGAAAACATCCGCTGGGTGTTCAAAAAAGCTCTGGAGAAAAGAGATTTCCAGGTGGACACTGTGCCCAGCGGCGAGCAGGCACTCGATAAAATCCAAAACAATGACTATCTGGTGGTGTTTACGGATATCTTTATGGAGGGTCTGACGGGACTGGAGTTACTGGAGCGGGTCAAGGAAACCAAACAGGATCTCAGAGTCGTCGTTATGACCGCACAGGACACGATGAATAACACCATCGAAGCGATGCGCAAGGGAGCCACCGACTACATCAGCAAGCCCTTCGACTTCGACGAAATTTATGCCCTCGTAGACAAGGCCGTGATCAGCGAAAGCATTCAGGCGCCGCCCGCAACCCTGCCTGAAAAGGAGACCGCCGATTTTACGGTGGATGCCATCATCGGCAAAAGTAAAAAAATGCAACCGGTCTTTAAAGCCATCGGCCAGTTGGCGGAAACCGATCTCCCGGTTCTCATTACCGGAGAGAGCGGCACCGGAAAAGAAATGGTTGCGAGAGCCCTGCACTATTATTCCAAAAGAAACAAACGACCTTTCATCTGTATCAACTGCGCGGCGATTTCAAGGGAATTGCTGGAATCGGAATTGTTTGGCCATGAAAAAGGCGCCTTCACCGGTGCCGGGGAACTCAAACATGGAAAATTTGAGCTGGCCAACAACGGCACTCTATTCCTCGATGAAATCGGCGACATGGAGTTGTCCCTGCAGGCAAAAATTTTACGTGCCTTGCAGGATCATGAATTTTACCGGGTCGGCGGAAAAGAACCGGTCCGCGTGGATGTTCGCATTCTCGCGGCCACCAACCAAGATCTGGAAGCGCTGATGGAGCGCAAAGGGTTCCGGGAAGACCTGTATCATCGTCTCAACGTCACCCACATCCACATGCCGCCTTTAAGGGAGCGATTGGAAGATGTGCCCTTATTGGCCAATCATTTTTTAACCAAGTTCTCATCCAGCCTGGCCCGGGGGAAAGTTTATCTTTCGCCCGAGACAGAACGCCTGATTGCCGGTTATTCCTGGCGGGGAAATATTCGTGAGTTGGAAAACGTGATCAAACGGGCTGTGGTCCTGGCCCTTTCCGGCCCTATTTTGCCGGACCACCTTCCCGATCATCTGGCGAACGAGCAAAAAGAAACCGCTTCTGCAAACGATCTATGGGGGGAAAAGTTAAACCAACTGATTCTGGATTACCTGTCCGAGAATCAATGGAAAGAAAAAGACAACCTGCACGACCGTCTGGTTCAATCGATGGAAAAACATCTGTTCGAAATTCTTCTGGACCATTATTCCGGCAAGCAGGTACCCACGGCAAAGGCACTGGGGATCAACCGCAACACGCTCAAACGAAAAATCGACGCCTTAAAAATCCAGGTCAAAAAGAAGAACGACCCGCAGGCAATATAA